In the genome of Odontesthes bonariensis isolate fOdoBon6 chromosome 20, fOdoBon6.hap1, whole genome shotgun sequence, the window CAGTAACTAAAGGATATTAAAGTAAAGTACAGTAATGGCAGTCCAATCAAGCAGTTCATCACAAACTCAGTTAATTAACTGGTGTAAAGGAGAGTCAGTAGATTTAAAACATGCCCTCATGTTATATGGAGTGCCTGAAAGTTTTTCACGGGAAGACATTGAAGAAACAGCAGAGACTATTAAAGCCTTGGGGAAAGTTAGAGTTCGAGGCAAAATGTTTCACCCGCAACAACAATCGCTGATGGTGTTATGTGAGTGCCGTGAAGAGATAGACCCGTCCAAAATCCCTCCCGAGATAATGCCTGTAAGTGGCGGAAGTGAATGGAAAGCCGTCTATTATACAGAGCCTCAGTCTGATAACTTTGCAGCAAAATTGctgagctttctgcagagtgaaGGGAGAACCTTCGAGGACATCCAAGGTCTATGTCCCCCTCCCCAAGAGACCAAAGAGGGTAACAGCAACCCTGAAGACATCATCCGTGCAGTCGGTGATGTTATGAGCAGAACAAACAAGCAATCTGACAGTCACCCATACAGACGTCTGCGTACATTCTCCGGGGTCAGTCCCACCCCAGCTGGAGAGGAGACATTAGACAACTGGTTGGAGCAAGCAACACTCTTAGTAGAGGAAGGTGAGTGTTCGGACAAAGAGAAACGACGTCGAATATTGGAAAGTCTCAAAGGGCCCGCCTTTGAGATCATTCAAGCTGTGCGTCTGACTCAACCTGATGCTGGTCCCCATGAGTACATGGAGGCTATAGAGAGCATTTTTGGTACAGTAGAGTCCTCAGAAGACCTCTATCTGTCCTTTAGAGCACTCCACCAACAGCCTAGTGAACGTCTGTCTGAGTTCCTACGAAGATTAGAGAGATCCCTTGTCAAAGTAGTACAAGGAGGTGGTTTACCTGTAAGCGCTGCAAACAGCGCTCGTTTAGAGCAGCTTATTAGAGGGTCCACCTCTGAGCTCATGTTGCTTCAGTTGAGAATTAGGGAGCGGAGCAGTAATCCCCCTAACTTCCTGACTCTGCTACGAGAAGTAATGGAAGAGGAAGGCCGCCAGTCAGTCAGACAAAGCCAAGTGGCACCCATGCGTTCTCAGCGAGTACGCACAGTTCAAGCAGAAAAGGAGAAAGAACCTGATTCAGCTTCTCAGAGTGAACTGCAAGCTCAGATTCGAGAGTTGAGAGCGCAGTTAGAGGAAAGAAACAAACCACGTCCTCAATCGCCATCTGATGATTCTTTCAAAGGTCttaaagggaaacaaaaacagaaaaatgagtCCCAGAGTGAACTACaagaactgagaaaacaagtgaaAGCCCTGGAGAGTAAAATGAGTGTAATGGCAGTAAAATACACATCAGACCTCCCACGAGAACACACACCACAGCCTTACCAATACAAACCTGCTCCAGGTCACAAACCCGCTCCTGTTCAAGTGTCCTCTCCCAAAGATAACGATGAGTTTTTTTGTTATAGGTGTGGGGAAAATGGTCACATAGCCACCAGATGTACTGCCCCTGAGAACCTTCAGAAGGTTGTCAAAAAGCTCATACGCTTGGTGCGAGTATCCCCCTTTCCTCACAAAGAGAATCCAAAGCCCGAGGCTGAAGAGCAGTGTGTAGCTAGAACCAATAAGGTTGAAGTCCCAGAGAACAACACTGATTTACCTGAGGGTCTTGTAGGTCCATCATTTATTCACACCATCAAAGTTAATGATGTGGTCTGTGAAGCTCTCATCGACAGTGGGTCTAATGTGACTATTATCTTTGAAAGCTGGTACAACAAACACTTATCAGACGTCCCGATAAAACCCCTCTCGCGCCTTGGACTCTGGGGCCTCGCTGACACGGAGTATCCGTACAAAGGGTACGTCGTGGTAGAGATGGAGTTCACTGAAGAGATCACTGGTGTGTCGGGACGTGTAGAAGTGCTCGCCTTAATCTGTCCTGAGCCAAGAAACCAACAACAAACCCCTGTGCTGGTTGGAACCAATACATCTCTTTTCCGCCGCTTATGGGAGCTGGTGAAGACAGAAGGTGACAAGAACACTGTGCACTCAATGAGAATTCAGTCTGTGTACGCCCCTGTCAAAGCACAAGAGCAGTTACCAAAAAATGAAATTTTGGGACAGATAATGTGGAAAGGACCTGGTCCTCTCTCTATTGCTCCAGGTGCAAAGTACTATGCAACCTGCAAAGTAAAACGACAGAGTGCCCCATCTAAAGACTTTGTACTGATTGATACACCCACTGCCCAGTTACTCCCCGCCGGTGTGCTGGTACAGCCTGGAGTGCTCTCAGATGCCGATGTAGACGACAACAGCTTCACTGTGCTAATTCAGAATGAATCAAAAAAGACAACCTCCCTCCCAATAGGGACCGTCATTGCTGAGATGTATGCCGTTGACACAGTTACCCCAATCCGGCCATCTGACCTTGCAGCTGAAAGCCTAGACCCAAGTCTCTTTAACTTCGGAGACTCCCCCATCCCCGAAGAGTGGAAGAGCCGGCTTCAACAGAAGTTAGCTGAGAGGCGGAATGTCTTCTCACTGCACGAGTGGGATGTTGGCTTGGCCAAGGGGGTTGAACACCACATACGCCTGCATGATCCCAGACCTTTCAGGGAAAGGTCAAGGAGACTAGCCCCTGCAGACATAGATGACGTGAGACGGCATATACAACAACTGCTGGCAGCTGGAATTATCACTGAGTCCCGTAGTCCATACGCTTCACCGATCGTTGTAGTCCGCAAAAAGAACGGGACTATAAGAATCTGTATCGACTACAGAACACTTAACAACCGCACCACACCAGACCAGTACACAATGCCACGCATCGACGACGCATTGGACTCCTTGTCAGGCAGCCAATGGTTCTCGGTCCTAGATCTGCGTAGTGGCTACTACCAGGTCGAGATGGCCCcggaggacaaagaaaagacagcaTTTATTTGCCCTCTCGGTTTCTATCAGTTTGAGCGCATGCCACAGGGAATCACAGGAGCACCGGCAACGTTTCAGCGCTTAATGGAAAAAGCTGTCGGTGATATGCATCTTCTCGAAGCCCTTGTGTACTTAGATGATATTATCATCTTCGGCAAAACACTTGAAGAGCATGAGCAACGTCTTCTCAAGGTGTTGGATAGACTTGAGGAGATTGGATTGAAGGTTTCTATTGACAAGTGTCAATTTTGCCAACCTCAAGTTAAGTATGTGGGTCACATTGTCTCCGCTAACGGAATAGCTGCTGATCCAGACAAAGTGGAGGCAGTAAAGCATTGGAAAGAGCCCACACACCTGAAGCCGCTCAAGTCCTTCCTCGGATTCTGCAGTTATTATCGAAGATTCATTGCAAATTACTCTGCCATTGTCCGTCCCCTCTCCGAGCTCACCAAGGGTTATGCCCCCACTTGGCAAGACCCCAAGTCCAAAAAGAGTGTCGACCCAAGCAAAGTCTATTTCAAGCCATCTGAGCCCTTTGGAGAACGGTGGACTCAGGTTTGCCAGGAAGCTTTTGAGCAGATCCGTGACTGTTTGATCAATGCCCCAGTGTTGGCATTCGCTGACCCCACTAAGACATACATTTTGCATGTGGACGCGAGTATGAATGGGCTGGGCGCTGTCCTAAACCAAGAATATTCTGATGGCCTCAGGCCAGTAGCTTTTGCCAGTCGGAAGCTTAAAGACTCAGAGCACAACTATCCAGTCCATCAATTGGAATTTCTGGCATTAAAATGGGCTGTCGTGGACAAGTTTCACGATTACCTGTATGGAGCTAAATTCATTGTAAGAACTGACAACAACCCATTAACATATGTGTTGACTTCTGCCAAACTCAATGCCGTCGGGCATCGTTGGCTCGCCGCCCTTGCCACCTACGATTTCACCATCCAGTATCGTCCTGGGAGACACAATATCGATGCTGATCTGCTGTCTCGGCAGTACACTCCCAAGGAGGTGAAAGAGTGGACCAGTGTCCCACCTGCTGGCGTCAAAGCCCTCTGCAAGCAAGCCTGCATCAGTGGAGAGACAGATGCGCCTGATAGATTGGTGGATCAGTTGGGAGCTCCTGCCACAGCGGTACCTGAAGCTTATGTGTTCCCAGTGAACCTTAGCTTGAACACCCTTGACCAGTTGAGCTCAAAAGATATTCAAGCATCACAAGACATGGACCCAGCAATTGGGCCTGTAAAGAAAGCAATGGAGAACAATAAAGTGCTGACTCGCTCCAACAATGATTGTCCAGAGACTGTGTTATTGCTACGTGAAACTCGCAAATTGGAAGTAAAGGATGGCATGCTAcacagagtaaaagaaaaaacatgtggAGAACGGATCAAACAACTGGTCTTGCCAGCGAGATATCGCCCAATGGTGTTAAGGTCTCTACATGATGAGTGCGGACACATGGGAGTGGAGCGTACTACCGAACTGATCAAAGACAGATTTTATTGGCCAAGGATGACAACTGAGGTTGAGCAGTACATTCGAACCTGTGGAAGATGTATCTCCAGAAAGACACTCCCTCAGCATGCCTCACCCTTGAACCAAATAACAAGTAATGGCCCTTTAGATTTAGTGTGTATTGACTTTTTGCAGATAGAGCCTGACTCTAAAGGTGTTACTAATGTGTTGGTGGTGACAGACCATTATACACGTTATGCACAAGCATTTGCTACAAAAGACCAAAAGGCTGTCACTGTTGCAAGAGTGTTGTGGGAGAAGTATTTTGTGCACTACGGTCTACCTGCACGGATACACTCGGATCAGGGCCGAGATTTTGAAAGTCGCCTGATCAAAGAGCTCTTGTCCATGCTTGGGGTTCGGAAGTCAAGAACATCCCCCTACCACCCTCAAGGTGATGCACAGCCAGAAAGGTTCAATCGAACACTCTTAGCAATGCTCGGTACCTTGGACACTGTAAAGAAACAGTGTTGGAGTCAACATATCACCCACCTGGTACATGCATACAACTGCACAAAAAACGATTCCACGGGATACTCGCCGTATCATCTCATGTTCGGAAGGGAGGCAAGGTTACCCATTGACATCTGTTTTGGGATCTCGCCAAATGGTGAAAGTGAAACCTCCTACCAACAGTATGTTACCAGGATG includes:
- the LOC142369996 gene encoding uncharacterized protein LOC142369996 gives rise to the protein MLYGVPESFSREDIEETAETIKALGKVRVRGKMFHPQQQSLMVLCECREEIDPSKIPPEIMPVSGGSEWKAVYYTEPQSDNFAAKLLSFLQSEGRTFEDIQGLCPPPQETKEGNSNPEDIIRAVGDVMSRTNKQSDSHPYRRLRTFSGVSPTPAGEETLDNWLEQATLLVEEGECSDKEKRRRILESLKGPAFEIIQAVRLTQPDAGPHEYMEAIESIFGTVESSEDLYLSFRALHQQPSERLSEFLRRLERSLVKVVQGGGLPVSAANSARLEQLIRGSTSELMLLQLRIRERSSNPPNFLTLLREVMEEEGRQSVRQSQVAPMRSQRVRTVQAEKEKEPDSASQSELQAQIRELRAQLEERNKPRPQSPSDDSFKGLKGKQKQKNESQSELQELRKQVKALESKMSVMAVKYTSDLPREHTPQPYQYKPAPGHKPAPVQVSSPKDNDEFFCYRCGENGHIATRCTAPENLQKVVKKLIRLVRVSPFPHKENPKPEAEEQCVARTNKVEVPENNTDLPEGLVGPSFIHTIKVNDVVCEALIDSGSNVTIIFESWYNKHLSDVPIKPLSRLGLWGLADTEYPYKGYVVVEMEFTEEITGVSGRVEVLALICPEPRNQQQTPVLVGTNTSLFRRLWELVKTEGDKNTVHSMRIQSVYAPVKAQEQLPKNEILGQIMWKGPGPLSIAPGAKYYATCKVKRQSAPSKDFVLIDTPTAQLLPAGVLVQPGVLSDADVDDNSFTVLIQNESKKTTSLPIGTVIAEMYAVDTVTPIRPSDLAAESLDPSLFNFGDSPIPEEWKSRLQQKLAERRNVFSLHEWDVGLAKGVEHHIRLHDPRPFRERSRRLAPADIDDVRRHIQQLLAAGIITESRSPYASPIVVVRKKNGTIRICIDYRTLNNRTTPDQYTMPRIDDALDSLSGSQWFSVLDLRSGYYQVEMAPEDKEKTAFICPLGFYQFERMPQGITGAPATFQRLMEKAVGDMHLLEALVYLDDIIIFGKTLEEHEQRLLKVLDRLEEIGLKVSIDKCQFCQPQVKYVGHIVSANGIAADPDKVEAVKHWKEPTHLKPLKSFLGFCSYYRRFIANYSAIVRPLSELTKGYAPTWQDPKSKKSVDPSKVYFKPSEPFGERWTQVCQEAFEQIRDCLINAPVLAFADPTKTYILHVDASMNGLGAVLNQEYSDGLRPVAFASRKLKDSEHNYPVHQLEFLALKWAVVDKFHDYLYGAKFIVRTDNNPLTYVLTSAKLNAVGHRWLAALATYDFTIQYRPGRHNIDADLLSRQYTPKEVKEWTSVPPAGVKALCKQACISGETDAPDRLVDQLGAPATAVPEAYVFPVNLSLNTLDQLSSKDIQASQDMDPAIGPVKKAMENNKVLTRSNNDCPETVLLLRETRKLEVKDGMLHRVKEKTCGERIKQLVLPARYRPMVLRSLHDECGHMGVERTTELIKDRFYWPRMTTEVEQYIRTCGRCISRKTLPQHASPLNQITSNGPLDLVCIDFLQIEPDSKGVTNVLVVTDHYTRYAQAFATKDQKAVTVARVLWEKYFVHYGLPARIHSDQGRDFESRLIKELLSMLGVRKSRTSPYHPQGDAQPERFNRTLLAMLGTLDTVKKQCWSQHITHLVHAYNCTKNDSTGYSPYHLMFGREARLPIDICFGISPNGESETSYQQYVTRMRRELQKAYHMASEAATKSHLRNKARFDQRVRDLPLEKGDRILIRNMGLKGKHKLQDRWKSTPYVVLEKLPNLPVYKVKQELGTGVVKTLHRDHLLPIGYMVRMSNSLDEPNTARRPVTRAQLTRKRQPTKPTDPVEESDTVSSGSELEFVHHSPDFDVDEVRRQVEMVNPSSVENEESEISEESENSEEDERSEVEAEPQPNTETEIEELPEGAVLSLSDSDIPETTNEEEEEDLQDLEEGASSPKSNRTRRDKVAKSTGSESERFSTVRKSLRKPKPTMRFSYEKPGHPSFEPVTIMHHGMVIQLKLNPPDRDNEPRKKSKTSKRYAEEEKRNHPSKLKRDKRCDEDIYTVRRGRV